In uncultured Propionivibrio sp., the sequence CATAAGCCTTGCCGACGCCAAGCGTGCGCAGGAAATACCGTCCGCCGATGCGATCGAAGAGGACGACGTCGGCCCGGCCGGCATCGAGAAATGAAAACAGCTGCCGTGCCGTCCCGACGCGGGTCACCTGCGGGGCCGTCACATTGTCGTCGAAAATTTTCCAGCCGATGACATGGGCAACGCGAAGGCGATCGAGGTCCCGCCAGCCGTTCACGCGCACGCCGGGACGCGTGGCAAACGCCATGAATTCATAACGCATATTGCTTTCGGGTACCTGGACGAGGTTCGGATAACGCTGCTGGAGCCCGGCGACGCGGTTGTTGTCGCCGTCGATCTCACCGGCATCGGCCATCGCCAGCGAACGCTCGCTGGGCAGGGTGACGAACTCGACCTGGACACCGATGCGCGAAAACGCCTCCTTGAGCATGCGATCGAGCATGCCCTTCTGATCCGGCGTGCTGAGCGGCGGCGAATCGGTCGTTCCGATCCGGAGCACCTGCGGCTCGGCCAGCGCATGGCGCCCGGACAAGACCAGCAACAGCGCAAGCCAGGGAAAAAGTCGTCGAATCATTGGGATATCCGCAGTGGTCAGCCACGCCGTCCCGCCGAAAAGCCAGCGTCACGGACGGCGCGGTCGCATTGTACGTAATTCCGAACGATCCGTTGATTGGGGAAATCCTCAATGCAACCTGCCGGCGCCCACGGACGAAGGCGAACCGGCATCGCCAACCGGTCGATCACTGCCGTCCTGAAGCATGCGCCGGCGGCGTTTTGCCGCCAGGGCCGCCGCCATCGCGGCAAGGCCGAGGGCGCCGACAAACGCCGAGAGATCGACCGTTAACGTCCGCATATCGCCAATGGCCAGCGACGCCAGATCCGGCGCGTTCAGGAGCACTGCCGTCGACACCGGCATCGCCAGTGTGAGCGCGGCCGCCAGATAGAGGAGATGAACCGGGGCGCGATCCTCGCCCTTGAGGAAGGACCAGCCGATGCAGGCGAAAAAGGTCGCATAGTAGATCGGCGCATACCAACCGTCCGGCGCCAGACCCAGGTGGACGAGCCATTTGGTCGCCACCAGCGTCGCCGATATGCCGCAGACGGATCCCAGACAGATGCCGGCGGTCAGCGCGGCCATGATCCGCACGTCCCGACGCTCCCCGAGCTGCGCGCCCTCCAGACCTTGCGCCTTGCGCCGGCGACTTTCGATCCACAGCAGATTGCCGCTGTAGAACAGCCAGGCGCCGCCGATGCCGAGCACAAAGTACATCCACTGCACGGCAGTGCCGCCGAATGCCGCCATGTGCAAAGCAAAGAAGCTGCTCACGACAAGCGCGGCGGTGCTCTGCCGGCCGGGCAGGAAATCCTGGCTGAGAATTTTGCCGCTATACGGATCGATTGCCGCGAATCCGCCGCGCGCACGCGGCTGGATGGCGCCACTGTCCTTGCACCAGACACGGACGACGGCGCGCGCGCCGGTCACCTGCAGATACTGCAGCGAATCCGGCGTGAAGCCGGGCGCGACGGCACGCACCCGTGCGATCAATTCCTGCGGCGCAAGCATGTCGGCGGGATGGCGCGGCACACCGGCCTCCGCCGGCTTGCGCGCGCCCTGCATGATCGCCGGCAAATTTCCGTCATAAAGGAAGCGGTTCTGCAACAGGTAGATCTCGTCATGAAAGGCAAAGACCACCGCGGTCAGCGCCATGACCAGATGAAACGGCAGGCTGACGATGCCAACGACATTATGGGCGTCGAGCAGCAGGCGCTTGAGGTTCCGGCCGACGCGCAAGGCGAAAAAATCCCGGACCAGCGTCGGCGAGACGAGGATGATGCCGGACACCAGCGCCAGCGCATAGAGCAGCGAAACGACGCCCATGAACCACCGGTTCGGATCATTATCGACGGGCAGCCCGACAACGCGGTGCAGCGTATCGATGAACTCGCCCAGACGGAGCGGATGCCGTTCTTCGGCCGTCGCCATGCCATTCGCATCGAGACGGGCCTCGTAATGCCGCGCGCCGCCACCGTCGTGTTCGTCCGCGTTTTTTCCCGCGACCCGCCAGACCAGACGCGCCGATGACGCGGGCACTTCCTGCAACTGGAGCGTGAAGTCCCGGGCGACCTCCGGGCGCGCGGCCAGCGTCCGGGCGATGAGCGCCTCGGCGTTCGCCAGCGGCACCGCTTCATGCGCTGCCGGCGGAGACGCCCATTGCGTCAGCGGCGCCTTGAAGACGGTCAGCGCACCGGCATAAAAGGCGATGAACAGCGCCATGCCGCAGAGAATGCCGGTCCAGGTATGGATCGACTTGTAGATACGCAGGATATCGGCCTTCATCGTGGAACACCTACAGTTTGGCGAGGCACCACGCGGCGGTCAGGCCGAGCGTGACCGCGCCCAGCCAGCACCACGCACGCAGACCGCTCGCGAATGCATAAACGCCGCCGAGCACGGCAACCCAGATCGGCACGACCATCCACATGGCCAACTGGGCGCGGATCCCCGCCGGTATGTCTTTGGCAAGGGTCGAGAAGAGGCCGCTGGCAATCAACGCCAGCGCAAACCCCAGCACGATTCCGGCGAGGGTCTTGGCGCACCAGTCGCGCCGGAGGGAAACGGGCCTGGCCGGTTTCATTTCAGCGCCTCCGTCGCGCAGACAGCCAGGCGCCGACATAGGGCACCAGCATGAAGACCGTCATCGCCACGGTGAGCAGCGTGAAGGCCGCCGCCACCGACTGCTGCGACTGCAGCAGGGCGACGAAACCGGCGACGAGCAAGACGGTGCCGACAAGGCGCGAAACCCCGGCCGGCCACGGACGGGCGAGCCAGTTCTGCCGGGACGCCGAAAGATACAGGCACGCACACCCTGACGCTGCCAGGCCGAGGCCGATCAAGAACGAATGATTCACGGACGATTCCTCTGCACGCCGGGCAACGACACGTCGCCCGGTTTCATGGTCGGGGGTCGGCAAAAGCCCGCACGCCCCGGGTCAGCGCGGGCAGCCAGGCGGAGCCATGATCCTCACCCTCAAGTTCGACAAAGCGCACGCGATCCTTGCCGGCGGGCGAATCCTGCAGGCGCCGGGCGAGGCTGCGCGCTTCCGACACCATCGGACGGCGGGCAAGGGTTTCGCGGATTTCGCGCGAGACATTCCCGCCCGGCGGCTGGTCTTCCAGCGACCCGACCGTCATGAGCAGGCGCGAGTCCGCGCCGGCGAGCGGTTTGTCCAGCGCCTGCAACACCCGGCGCTCGTTCCACCAGATCGACGGGCTCGACGCCAGGAAGCTGGAGAACATCGTCGGCCGGGTCAGCCAGGCGTGCAGCACCAGGAGTCCGCCAAACGAATGCCCGAAAACCGCCTGACGTCCGGGATCGACGCGATGCTGCCGGGCGACCAGCGGTTTGACCTCGTTCTCGATGAAGTCGAGAAACCGATCGGCGCCACCGGACGTCTCCGACAGTTGGGCATCGTCACCCGGCGTGTAATCCCGGGTGCGGGCCGGCACATCGAAATCGCCGGCCTGCGGATAGCCGATGCCGACCACCAGCGGCGGCGTCCAGCCGGTCACCGTGCGACGATCGGCGACGCGCCGGGCCAGGAATGCCGCCACCGGAAACATGGCATTGCCGTCGAGGACATACAGCACCGGATACCCCGCCGGTGGCGGCGGACCGGCTGGCTCCGACACATAGATCCGATAGTCGTGGCCGGTACGCGCGGAACGGATATCGCCCTGCCGCACCGCCGGCACGACCACCGGCGCCCAGGCCGGCTCGCCCGCCGCCGCGGTGCCCAGAGGCAGCACGGTGGCGGCGAGGGTGGCAAATGCGGCGACGACGCAGGAGACTGCTGAATATCGCATCGTTCTAGAAATCCATGGTCGCCGACGCCATCACCGTGCGCGCCTGGCCGAGCGTCGCGATCGGCGTCGAATCGCTGAACGAGCCGGCGTAGTAATACCGGTTGAACAGGTTGACGACATTCAGCCGATAAACGACCTTGCGACCGTCGCCAATCCGGTCGGTATAGCGCGCGCCGACGTCGAGCTGGGCCCAGCCGGGAATGCGCTGGGTATTGGCCGAATCGAGATACTGGCTGCTCGTCGCGATGACGCGGCCGCTCAACGTCAGGCCGGCAACGCCGGGAATATCCCATTCGGAACCGATGTTGCCCTGCCAGCGCGGCACGCCGATGGCAACCTTGCCGTCATTCTGGCCGTAGGCGGTCTTGGTCTGAACCCCTTGCGAATAGGTCGCGCCACCCAACAAGCGGACGTTGCGCGCAATTTCGCCGAAGGTATTCCATTCGAGACCACGAACGCGTTTTTCGCCGCCGTCGGTGTAGGTCGGATTGGCGCTGTTGCCGATCGTCACCAGGGTCGGCTTGTTGATCTCGAACAGACTCGCCGTATTGGCCAGCACACCAGCATTCCACTTGACGCCGACCTCCTTCTGCTCGGTCTGGTACGGCGCGAACACCTTGCCGTAATTGGTCGCGGCGGTGTTGGTGACGGTATCGCCCTTGCTCAGCCCCTCAACGTAATTGGCATAGAGCGAAAGCGACGGTCCCCACGGCTTGACGACGATCGCAACCGCCGGCGTGGTGACCGTTTTGTCATAGGTCGAGGTCGCGGCGCCGCTCGTGTTGTAGTTGGTGGTCTTGACGGTCTGGTTACGCGCGCCGAGTGTCAGCCGTATCTTGTCCTCATAGAACGACAGCGTATCGACGAGCGCCAGGCTGGAGAGCCCGGTCTCGCTGGTCTTGGGCGCCGCCGTCGGCACGGCCGCCATGACCGGGTTGGCCGGGTCGTAAATATTCGTCGTGAAGGCGGCGGACGTATTAACCGAGGAACCGGCGACCTGATCCAGGTTGCTCGCCTGCAAGACCAGTTCATGCGAGACGCTTCCGGTCGCGACACGCGCACGCAGTCCGGCTTCCGACGCGACGTTGTTGTTGTAGCCGCGCTGCCCCGATGTCGTCGTCGTGGTGCTGGTTCCCGCTGCATTGATGTTGCGCACGTGGGTGCCGTTGATGAACCCCCAATAGTCATGATTCATGACGCCGACGCTGGCAAAGGCCGAGAGGGTCCGGTTGATCGCATAGTCGGCCCGGACGATCGCGGCGTTGCTTTCCAGTGTCCCGTAACCCGCCTTGAACTGGTTGGTGGCCGGATTGGGCGCCGCGGGAATGGCGGAAGAACTGAACCAGAACATGGCCGGCGTGCCGCCGCGGAAGGATTCCTTGACGTGATAGGCATCGACCGACGCCGTCAGGGCATTGCCGCGGTAATCGAGGGCCGCCGACAAGAGTTCGCGCGTCTTGGTCTGGCCGTCGAGTTCGGTGCCTCCGTCGCTGAAGGCGGCATTGACCCGCGCACCAAGGCTCCCGTTGCCGCTGCTGCGACGACCGACATCGAGGCTTGCGCCGTACTGCCCGGCCGACTGATAACCCACCGACGCGCGCGTCAGCGGCGTCTCGCCGGCCCGCTTCGGCACAAGGTTGACGACGCCGCCGACGCCACCGCCAGGCGCCATGCCGCTGAACAGCGCGCTCGGCCCCTTCAGTACCTCGACGCGTTCGAAGATCTCCACCGGCACATGCCCGGTGGGCGCCATGCCGAACATCCCGTTGATGGAAACATCGCTTTGATTGACGTCGAACCCGCGAACACGGAAATTCTCATAGGCGTGGCCGTTCGAGGTGGTGAACCGCACCGACGGATCGTTTGCCACGACATCGGCAATCGACCGCGCCTGCTGATCCTGCATGAGTTCGGCGGTATAACTCGTGACATTGAACGGCGTATCGAGAACGTCCTGATTGCCAAGGATCCCGATCGCCGCCCCCGTGGCAACCTGCCCGCCCGCGTACGGCGCCGGCACGTTCGATACGCCGGCCGTGTCTGTCACGGTGACCGGCGTCAGCACGGTTTCGCGCGAACCGGCGTCGCCCGAATGCTCCTGTGCCCTCACCGTCTGGGGAAACGCCAGACTCCCGACGGCAAGTCCGATGAACATGCTTTGCACTGCGAGCGAAACCGCGCCACGCGCCGTCTCGTTGAAAAAGTGTTTTGACGCGGGGGGATGTGCCATTGGCCGACTCCTTTATATGAGAATGATTCTCATTATCATATACAAAAAGAAGCCAGGTTTGCAAACGGTTGATTAAATTGACTTCATCCGGAAGTACGCGCAAGAACAGCGTCAATAACCGACAGATTTCCAGATCGCATCCGGGCACACGGGCGTCATTCGCCGAATGCTCACGAGCGGAATTAATCCGGCTGTCTGCGATCCAACAGGCGGTTGCCCCAAAAAAACGGGCGTCCCTGTCGTGCGCTTGCAGCACCGCCGCCGCGCAGCGCGACGGCAAACATCATCGCGTCGGAACCTCCCGACGCGTTCCTTCCATCGCCCGGTGCGGCGAGGCATCTGGCAGCTCACCCCTTGCCGCAGCGCCGTCGATTGAAACCGCCGGCGGAATTCAATATAGTGACTTTGTCATAAATGCAGCGTAATTTTCAGGAGGCATTCTTGCCCTTCACCTGGTCAATCCGACGTTATCTTTTGATCCTTGTTCTCGCAGTGACGCTGCCCTTGGCCGGTTTGCTGATCTATTCGCTGCATCGAAACTATCTCGATGTACTCTCCCGTTCGGGACTGATCACGACACACTTCACCGAGATCGCGGCAGCGGATACCGCCCGCTTTCTGCACGACACGCGGCAGTTTCTGCGCGGCCTCGCCGAACGGCCGCAAACACGTCGCCTCGACGCGACCCGGTGCGATCCGCTGCTTGCCGAGATCAACGCATTCTTTCCCCAATTCGCCAACACCGCCGTCCTCGACCGCGACGGACAGATGCTGTGCTCCGCGCGGCCAACGCCGAGCAACGTCAGGCTGCCGTCCTTTGCCGACATTCCCTGGTTCCAGGAGGCACGCAGCGTAAACATGCCGCATCTGGGCGCCGCTCACATTGGCCCGGTCAGCGGAAAATGGGTCGTCGTCATTTCGGAGCCGATTCCGGCCGCCGATGGAAGTTTCGCCGGACTGGTCGGCTACTCGCTCGACCTCGACGCCTATCGCATCCTGGGACTGGCGGCCGACTCCCTGCCGGAAGGCATGTCGCTGGCGGTCATCGACGCCCAGGGCCGCGTGATCCTGCGCTCGGAACTGAGTCCGGAGCGGGTCGGCTCCGATTATTCGCGGCGTGACCTGCTCGCTCAACTGGGCAGCGGCGATCACTACGCAAAAGTGTCGGGCCCCGGCGGCCCCCTGATGATCGCCCAGACCGCCATCGAAGGAACGACATGGCGTGTCGTCGGCACCCGACCGGTAGCGCCCATCTTCAATGGCGTGTGGGCATCGGCAGAGGTCCAGTACGCCACCGCAGCCATCCTGATTGCGCTCGGATCGCTGCTCGCATTGTTCGTTTCGCGGCGCATCGTCTGGCCGATCCGGCGAATTGCCGACACAGCGACCAAGGTCGCGGAAGGCGCCCTGGATCACCGCCTCGACGCGGAAGGCCCTCGGGAAATCGTGGCTGTCGCCACGCACCTCAACCGCATGCTCGACATCCGCGTCGGCGCCGAAGCCCGTTTCAAGGCCCTGCTCGAATCGGCATCCGATGCCATCGTCGTCGTCGACCGTGACGCCCGGATCACCATCGCCAACGATCGTGCCACCGAATTGTTCGGCTACCCGCAGGAAGAACTGGTCGGCATGTCGATTGACGACCTCGTGCCGGCAGACGCCCGCGACCGCCACCATGAGGAGGTCATGCGCTTCTTCTCCGG encodes:
- a CDS encoding TonB-dependent siderophore receptor — protein: MAHPPASKHFFNETARGAVSLAVQSMFIGLAVGSLAFPQTVRAQEHSGDAGSRETVLTPVTVTDTAGVSNVPAPYAGGQVATGAAIGILGNQDVLDTPFNVTSYTAELMQDQQARSIADVVANDPSVRFTTSNGHAYENFRVRGFDVNQSDVSINGMFGMAPTGHVPVEIFERVEVLKGPSALFSGMAPGGGVGGVVNLVPKRAGETPLTRASVGYQSAGQYGASLDVGRRSSGNGSLGARVNAAFSDGGTELDGQTKTRELLSAALDYRGNALTASVDAYHVKESFRGGTPAMFWFSSSAIPAAPNPATNQFKAGYGTLESNAAIVRADYAINRTLSAFASVGVMNHDYWGFINGTHVRNINAAGTSTTTTTSGQRGYNNNVASEAGLRARVATGSVSHELVLQASNLDQVAGSSVNTSAAFTTNIYDPANPVMAAVPTAAPKTSETGLSSLALVDTLSFYEDKIRLTLGARNQTVKTTNYNTSGAATSTYDKTVTTPAVAIVVKPWGPSLSLYANYVEGLSKGDTVTNTAATNYGKVFAPYQTEQKEVGVKWNAGVLANTASLFEINKPTLVTIGNSANPTYTDGGEKRVRGLEWNTFGEIARNVRLLGGATYSQGVQTKTAYGQNDGKVAIGVPRWQGNIGSEWDIPGVAGLTLSGRVIATSSQYLDSANTQRIPGWAQLDVGARYTDRIGDGRKVVYRLNVVNLFNRYYYAGSFSDSTPIATLGQARTVMASATMDF
- a CDS encoding alpha/beta hydrolase-fold protein, with the translated sequence MRYSAVSCVVAAFATLAATVLPLGTAAAGEPAWAPVVVPAVRQGDIRSARTGHDYRIYVSEPAGPPPPAGYPVLYVLDGNAMFPVAAFLARRVADRRTVTGWTPPLVVGIGYPQAGDFDVPARTRDYTPGDDAQLSETSGGADRFLDFIENEVKPLVARQHRVDPGRQAVFGHSFGGLLVLHAWLTRPTMFSSFLASSPSIWWNERRVLQALDKPLAGADSRLLMTVGSLEDQPPGGNVSREIRETLARRPMVSEARSLARRLQDSPAGKDRVRFVELEGEDHGSAWLPALTRGVRAFADPRP
- a CDS encoding transporter substrate-binding domain-containing protein, coding for MIRRLFPWLALLLVLSGRHALAEPQVLRIGTTDSPPLSTPDQKGMLDRMLKEAFSRIGVQVEFVTLPSERSLAMADAGEIDGDNNRVAGLQQRYPNLVQVPESNMRYEFMAFATRPGVRVNGWRDLDRLRVAHVIGWKIFDDNVTAPQVTRVGTARQLFSFLDAGRADVVLFDRIGGRYFLRTLGVGKAYAVEPPLAKRDMFLYLNARHAALIPALSRSLQAMKADGSHARFFRTSE
- a CDS encoding PepSY-associated TM helix domain-containing protein, whose amino-acid sequence is MKADILRIYKSIHTWTGILCGMALFIAFYAGALTVFKAPLTQWASPPAAHEAVPLANAEALIARTLAARPEVARDFTLQLQEVPASSARLVWRVAGKNADEHDGGGARHYEARLDANGMATAEERHPLRLGEFIDTLHRVVGLPVDNDPNRWFMGVVSLLYALALVSGIILVSPTLVRDFFALRVGRNLKRLLLDAHNVVGIVSLPFHLVMALTAVVFAFHDEIYLLQNRFLYDGNLPAIMQGARKPAEAGVPRHPADMLAPQELIARVRAVAPGFTPDSLQYLQVTGARAVVRVWCKDSGAIQPRARGGFAAIDPYSGKILSQDFLPGRQSTAALVVSSFFALHMAAFGGTAVQWMYFVLGIGGAWLFYSGNLLWIESRRRKAQGLEGAQLGERRDVRIMAALTAGICLGSVCGISATLVATKWLVHLGLAPDGWYAPIYYATFFACIGWSFLKGEDRAPVHLLYLAAALTLAMPVSTAVLLNAPDLASLAIGDMRTLTVDLSAFVGALGLAAMAAALAAKRRRRMLQDGSDRPVGDAGSPSSVGAGRLH